A genomic stretch from Desulfotignum balticum DSM 7044 includes:
- a CDS encoding IS1380 family transposase — MNINKKLAKRKKKISKKLKKRNWTQQPHPMFKASNIHYEFDGRHQGISYGGIGLIHLLAQKTGLFKEIDKNLELLKRHLPYHESDHIANMAYNILAGGTCLEDIELLRKNPAWLDALGAQIIPDPTTAGDFLRRFEEQDVLDFMSAKNIIRKKIWKKQPESFKKTAIINVDGTISETYGECKQGMDISYNGKWGYAPLIISLAGTREVLYVVNRSGNAPSHLDSAKWLDKTLDLVSGSFEKIYIRGDTDFSLTSNFDKWDKRCRFVFGMDARNNLVKLAGQIPESEWEFLQKKPRKIKTQPRRKPENVKAQVVERRKFKNLKTECEHVSEFEYRPGKCQNSYRMIVLRKTIKVLKGQCQLFDDVRYFFYITNDDKKSVEQLIQFYRNRADHENDIEQLKNGVSALNNPSDSLISNWAYMAIASLSWDLKAWYGLLLPYRALGRSIVRMEFKKFIHTFIQIPCLIIKSGRKITYRLVGYNDQVKHIFKMFHRMKDFAFP; from the coding sequence ATGAATATCAACAAAAAATTGGCAAAACGCAAGAAAAAAATCAGCAAAAAACTTAAAAAACGGAACTGGACCCAGCAACCGCATCCCATGTTCAAAGCGTCCAACATTCATTATGAATTTGATGGCCGACATCAGGGCATCTCCTATGGTGGGATCGGGTTGATCCATCTGCTTGCACAGAAGACCGGTTTGTTCAAAGAGATTGATAAGAATCTTGAACTTCTCAAGCGCCATTTGCCCTATCATGAATCGGATCATATTGCCAATATGGCCTATAACATCCTTGCCGGCGGGACCTGTCTGGAAGATATCGAGCTGTTGAGAAAAAATCCGGCCTGGCTTGACGCGTTGGGAGCCCAGATCATACCGGATCCAACAACAGCCGGAGATTTTCTCAGACGCTTCGAGGAACAGGATGTGCTTGATTTTATGTCGGCTAAAAATATCATCCGCAAAAAAATCTGGAAAAAACAACCAGAGTCATTCAAGAAGACTGCCATTATCAATGTTGACGGCACCATCAGCGAAACATACGGTGAATGCAAGCAGGGTATGGATATCTCATACAACGGCAAATGGGGGTATGCCCCTTTGATCATTTCCCTGGCCGGCACAAGAGAAGTGCTCTATGTGGTCAACCGCTCCGGAAATGCCCCTTCGCATCTGGATTCTGCCAAGTGGCTGGACAAAACCCTCGACCTTGTGTCTGGTTCGTTTGAAAAGATCTATATCAGGGGCGATACGGACTTCAGTCTTACCAGCAATTTTGACAAATGGGACAAACGCTGCCGGTTTGTTTTTGGCATGGATGCCAGAAACAATCTTGTGAAACTGGCCGGTCAGATTCCGGAATCTGAATGGGAATTCCTTCAGAAAAAACCACGGAAAATCAAGACACAGCCCCGCAGAAAACCAGAGAATGTAAAGGCTCAGGTGGTCGAAAGACGTAAATTTAAGAATCTTAAAACCGAATGTGAACATGTCTCTGAATTTGAATACAGACCTGGGAAGTGCCAAAATTCTTACAGAATGATCGTACTTCGCAAGACCATTAAAGTGCTGAAAGGGCAATGCCAGCTTTTTGATGATGTCCGCTATTTTTTTTATATCACCAATGATGACAAAAAATCTGTGGAGCAGCTGATTCAATTTTACCGCAACCGGGCAGACCATGAAAACGATATCGAACAGTTGAAAAACGGCGTATCTGCATTGAACAATCCGTCTGATTCCCTGATATCCAACTGGGCGTACATGGCCATAGCATCTTTGTCCTGGGATCTCAAGGCATGGTACGGTCTGCTGCTTCCATACCGGGCGCTGGGCAGAAGTATTGTTCGCATGGAATTCAAAAAATTTATCCATACTTTTATCCAGATTCCGTGCCTGATCATAAAATCCGGGAGAAAGATCACGTACAGGCTGGTGGGCTATAATGACCAGGTCAAACATATTTTCAAAATGTTCCATCGTATGAAGGATTTTGCATTTCCCTGA
- a CDS encoding DUF3089 domain-containing protein, whose product MNRLLILVLLAGAMITAGCSAVKYTNSQSPSAPAYGEDSAWVARPDRIDQAVDVFYVYPTIYVGKGNMDTSDPDLRANAAGLLKAQAGVYSEYANLFAPFYRQQSAASQSMEPNNGGRDAYADPLFQVGYGDVEQAFDYYIKHLNPDRPFILAGHSQGSQVVIELMRKRLGNPELHKRLVAAYPIGYSVTKKDLETYPWMKLAQGETDTGVIITFNTQGPNALGSPVLLTGAVAINPLNWKTDDTRAGRENNIQARFFHDSTGRLIEQIPQFAGAYIDPGTGALIATDIQTPESKSIDLVNMGRWPKEVYHRFDYAFWFDNLKENVQKRIKAYLAESQTKNAS is encoded by the coding sequence ATGAACAGATTGTTAATACTGGTTCTTCTGGCCGGCGCAATGATCACTGCAGGATGCAGCGCTGTTAAGTACACAAATAGTCAATCTCCTTCCGCTCCTGCCTATGGGGAAGATTCTGCCTGGGTGGCCAGGCCGGACCGAATTGATCAGGCCGTGGATGTGTTTTATGTCTATCCCACCATCTACGTTGGAAAAGGCAACATGGATACGTCTGATCCGGACCTTCGCGCCAATGCCGCGGGGTTGCTCAAGGCCCAGGCCGGGGTATACAGTGAGTATGCCAATCTGTTTGCCCCGTTTTACCGTCAGCAGTCCGCAGCCTCCCAGAGCATGGAACCTAACAACGGCGGCCGGGACGCCTATGCCGATCCCCTGTTTCAAGTGGGATACGGCGATGTTGAACAGGCCTTTGACTATTACATCAAACATCTGAATCCGGACCGGCCGTTCATTCTTGCCGGCCACAGCCAGGGCTCCCAGGTGGTGATTGAACTGATGCGCAAACGCCTTGGCAACCCTGAACTGCACAAACGGCTGGTCGCGGCATATCCCATTGGGTACTCTGTAACAAAAAAGGATTTAGAAACATACCCGTGGATGAAGCTTGCCCAGGGCGAAACCGATACCGGCGTGATCATTACCTTCAACACCCAGGGCCCGAATGCGTTGGGATCGCCTGTACTGCTCACCGGGGCCGTGGCCATCAATCCTTTGAACTGGAAGACGGACGATACAAGGGCCGGCCGGGAAAACAACATTCAGGCCAGATTTTTCCATGACAGCACAGGGCGATTGATCGAGCAGATCCCTCAGTTTGCCGGGGCGTATATTGATCCCGGAACGGGGGCATTGATCGCAACAGACATTCAGACCCCAGAATCCAAAAGCATCGACCTTGTCAACATGGGTCGCTGGCCCAAAGAGGTCTATCACCGCTTTGATTACGCCTTCTGGTTCGACAATCTAAAAGAAAATGTCCAAAAGCGGATCAAAGCCTATCTGGCTGAATCACAAACGAAAAACGCGTCTTAA
- a CDS encoding DUF3089 domain-containing protein encodes MDIHLLLHLFHPAMRHGFLSVLLAVVLFMPCAAGADSLDYHSETLWEIQDNGKGVDVFYVYPTISSNPTGNMDVNDPDERDLVKGSIAAQASVFNDSANIYAPYYRQLSPVVADPDALVTDYDEFKLGARDVQDAFRHYIYNQNNGRPFMLAGHSQGTMALIELVKNEFADAPELQGRLVAAYLIGYTVTRDDLAKAGLEAAQRADDFGVVITYNTQSRDATGSPMLLDGALCINPLTWTTQGLPADKSLNAGAVFINDATGTFEREEEHYAGAQVNTETGALMTTEEHPELNLDKFPEGIYHRYDYAVWYRNLEANIRDRIAAYLDPSLAGKPFSAVYQMNDIRMPAFATPDGSTTDMTALNAYGLLVTDTEATGTVSTTRDIVLDYDKTYVAPLTATGVSSVRHDGITNPNLAIHNKGAVSVSLQNYHATGSATAFGIQAGSDVTNTGRMTVEAKGTTATAYGIYLAGDADVDVRVPMAISASGVFGSEAYQVYAASGTTAIKNFAMDFGADLSLGAYQNTLGADQAGGAAIAFDPDAKLYIYPTAQFKNGTYTIPTLVENGADHQNYFAGSELVSVDPDITAALTANPAAGAGMSGQGVTVTYAPKTAPTQDTLATQRVMVSNEAAIVGNALRSAMLAGPTETPDGSGFGNSTADQRTDSPLDRRILLASIDPRLPALPEAVQNAEKGQVFIMPYYSKIDQDQLNANIYGFTGGYNHWVSKDMILGFHGGYSYGDMDFSKNRTGTTQMASAGGQGIYQCSYGLMLSGQVSLFHGWNDYKDHNPVNGGDADYRTYGADISSDVSRLFVLDDNHRIVPRAGLSYLWAHGNSYTIEGNLADVHVGSTHDRDLFATAGLDWYGNWVWGNWAVMPTAGIGIKQALTSGRTTTVMGLGNAVARVEDQVDDTTVTTNLALDPKKA; translated from the coding sequence GTGGATATTCATCTCTTGCTGCATCTTTTCCATCCGGCAATGCGCCATGGTTTTTTGTCTGTTCTGCTGGCAGTTGTTTTGTTTATGCCCTGTGCCGCAGGGGCTGATTCCCTTGATTATCATAGCGAAACGTTATGGGAAATCCAGGATAACGGCAAAGGCGTGGATGTTTTTTATGTGTATCCCACGATCAGCTCCAACCCGACAGGGAATATGGATGTCAATGACCCGGATGAACGGGATCTGGTCAAAGGGTCAATCGCTGCCCAGGCGTCTGTGTTCAATGATTCCGCCAATATCTATGCCCCTTATTACCGGCAGCTCTCCCCCGTGGTGGCTGATCCGGACGCGCTGGTGACGGATTATGACGAATTCAAGCTGGGGGCCCGGGATGTGCAGGATGCGTTCCGGCATTATATATACAATCAGAATAACGGCAGGCCGTTTATGCTGGCCGGGCACAGTCAGGGGACAATGGCCTTGATCGAACTTGTCAAAAACGAATTTGCCGATGCCCCGGAATTACAAGGCCGTCTGGTTGCCGCCTACCTGATCGGTTACACCGTCACCCGGGATGATCTGGCAAAAGCAGGGCTTGAAGCGGCCCAGCGTGCGGATGATTTCGGGGTTGTCATCACCTACAATACCCAGTCCAGGGATGCCACGGGAAGCCCCATGCTGCTGGACGGGGCGCTGTGCATCAACCCTTTGACCTGGACAACCCAGGGATTGCCTGCCGATAAAAGCCTGAATGCCGGTGCGGTATTCATCAACGATGCAACAGGGACGTTTGAACGGGAAGAGGAACACTATGCCGGGGCCCAGGTGAACACGGAGACAGGGGCTTTGATGACAACGGAAGAACATCCTGAACTGAATCTGGATAAGTTTCCGGAAGGGATCTACCATCGTTACGACTACGCGGTCTGGTACCGAAATCTGGAAGCCAATATCCGTGACAGGATCGCTGCCTACCTGGATCCAAGCCTTGCCGGCAAGCCGTTTTCAGCTGTCTATCAAATGAATGATATCCGCATGCCTGCCTTTGCAACTCCCGACGGCAGCACCACGGATATGACGGCACTCAATGCTTACGGCCTGCTTGTCACGGATACCGAAGCCACAGGCACGGTATCCACGACCCGGGACATTGTGCTGGATTACGATAAAACCTATGTGGCCCCCTTAACCGCCACAGGTGTGAGCAGCGTCCGGCATGACGGCATCACCAATCCCAACCTGGCCATTCACAACAAAGGGGCCGTTTCCGTGAGCCTGCAAAATTACCACGCCACAGGTTCGGCAACTGCCTTCGGCATCCAGGCCGGCAGCGATGTCACCAACACCGGCCGCATGACAGTTGAGGCAAAAGGCACCACTGCCACAGCCTATGGCATCTATCTTGCCGGCGATGCCGACGTGGATGTCAGAGTCCCCATGGCCATCAGCGCCTCGGGCGTGTTTGGCAGTGAGGCATACCAAGTGTATGCCGCATCCGGTACCACAGCCATAAAAAATTTTGCCATGGATTTTGGCGCGGATCTTTCCCTTGGCGCCTACCAAAACACCCTTGGCGCGGATCAAGCCGGCGGTGCCGCCATTGCCTTTGATCCCGATGCCAAATTATACATCTACCCCACGGCCCAGTTTAAAAACGGCACTTATACCATTCCCACCCTTGTGGAAAACGGGGCGGATCATCAGAATTATTTCGCCGGGTCAGAACTGGTCTCCGTCGACCCGGACATTACCGCGGCCCTCACGGCCAATCCGGCGGCAGGCGCAGGCATGTCCGGCCAGGGTGTCACGGTCACTTATGCCCCCAAAACAGCCCCCACACAAGACACGCTGGCAACGCAACGGGTCATGGTGTCCAATGAGGCCGCCATTGTGGGCAACGCTCTGCGATCTGCCATGCTGGCGGGCCCCACGGAAACACCAGATGGCAGTGGTTTTGGAAACAGCACGGCGGATCAGCGTACAGATTCCCCCCTTGACAGACGGATTCTTCTGGCCAGTATAGATCCCCGGCTGCCGGCATTGCCGGAGGCGGTCCAGAACGCTGAAAAAGGGCAGGTTTTTATCATGCCCTATTATTCGAAAATTGACCAGGACCAGTTGAATGCGAACATCTATGGCTTTACCGGCGGATATAACCACTGGGTATCCAAAGATATGATTTTAGGGTTTCATGGCGGCTACAGCTATGGGGATATGGATTTTTCAAAAAACCGTACCGGCACCACCCAGATGGCCTCTGCCGGGGGACAGGGCATTTATCAATGCAGCTACGGCCTGATGCTTTCAGGTCAGGTGTCCTTATTCCACGGTTGGAACGACTATAAGGACCACAACCCCGTCAACGGAGGGGATGCAGACTATCGCACCTATGGGGCGGACATCAGCTCCGATGTGAGCCGCCTGTTTGTTCTGGACGACAACCACCGGATCGTGCCCCGTGCGGGGCTTTCTTATCTGTGGGCCCATGGCAACAGCTACACCATTGAGGGCAATTTGGCAGATGTCCATGTGGGCAGTACCCATGATCGTGACTTGTTTGCCACGGCAGGTCTGGACTGGTACGGCAATTGGGTTTGGGGAAACTGGGCCGTCATGCCCACGGCAGGCATCGGGATAAAGCAGGCACTAACCTCCGGCAGGACCACCACTGTCATGGGGCTTGGCAATGCCGTTGCCAGGGTTGAAGATCAAGTGGATGACACCACCGTGACGACCAACCTTGCCTTAGACCCAAAAAAAGCGTGA